In Bifidobacterium sp. ESL0745, one DNA window encodes the following:
- a CDS encoding ABC transporter ATP-binding protein: MSKALDAPQSTQVIATDREHPKHLIRTLLHSLREYKRESLLAPAFVMVESVLEILIPTVMAQLIDQGVSGGSMPAIWKFGLILLGCAIVSLFAGFMSGRYAAIGSSGFAKNLRHDLFEKVQSFSFTNIDRFSTGSIITRLTTDVTNIQFAFQMIIRVAVRAPMMVIVAWIFSFRISHSISMVFLVIIPILGLALTGLALSVHPIFEKVFHTYDHLNNIVDENLQGIRVVKSYDREEHEDHKFGRVSKRIYELYCKAEHVMAFNWPILNTCIYGAMLIISWMGTKQIVAAHNNPMLGLTTGDLTALVTYAMQILMSLNMVSMIVVMVVISRADAERICQVLNEVSTVRDNSHPITKVPNGSIKFNDVTFRYSEGSERPVLEDINLDITAGKTVGIVGGTGSSKSSLVQLIPRLYDVSSGSLEVGGHDVRDYDLVTLRDAVAMVLQKNVLFTGTIAENIRWGNPDATDEDVVRVCKLAQADGFIREFPKGYDTYIEEGGSNVSGGQRQRLCIARALLKKPQILILDDSTSAVDTKTDKLIRNAFATEIPDTTKIIIAQRLASVQESDEIIVMEEGRILDHGTHDELLKTCEEYRSIYESQTKNQGKGDDDDE, from the coding sequence ATGAGCAAGGCACTTGATGCTCCCCAAAGTACACAGGTGATCGCAACGGATCGGGAACACCCCAAGCACCTGATACGCACGCTGCTGCACAGCCTGCGTGAATACAAGCGTGAGAGTCTGCTGGCTCCGGCGTTCGTGATGGTCGAGAGCGTCCTTGAGATTTTGATTCCCACCGTCATGGCCCAACTGATCGACCAAGGCGTCTCCGGCGGCTCGATGCCGGCCATCTGGAAATTCGGCCTCATCCTTCTGGGTTGTGCCATCGTTTCGCTGTTCGCTGGATTCATGTCCGGACGGTACGCGGCCATCGGTTCGTCCGGTTTCGCCAAGAACCTGCGTCACGATCTGTTCGAGAAGGTGCAGTCCTTCAGCTTCACCAACATCGATCGCTTCTCGACCGGTTCGATCATCACCCGACTGACCACCGATGTGACCAACATCCAGTTCGCCTTCCAGATGATCATCCGTGTGGCCGTCCGCGCCCCGATGATGGTCATCGTCGCTTGGATCTTCTCGTTCAGGATCAGCCATTCGATTTCAATGGTCTTCCTTGTCATCATTCCGATTCTGGGCTTGGCGCTTACAGGTCTGGCGCTTTCGGTGCACCCGATTTTCGAGAAGGTGTTCCATACATACGACCACTTGAACAACATTGTCGACGAAAATCTGCAGGGTATCCGCGTAGTCAAGTCCTACGACCGCGAGGAGCATGAGGATCACAAGTTCGGCCGCGTCTCCAAGCGTATCTACGAACTTTACTGCAAGGCCGAGCACGTCATGGCCTTCAACTGGCCGATTCTGAACACCTGCATCTACGGCGCGATGCTCATCATCTCTTGGATGGGTACCAAGCAGATCGTCGCCGCGCACAACAACCCCATGCTGGGCCTCACGACCGGAGATTTGACGGCTCTGGTCACCTACGCCATGCAGATATTGATGTCGCTGAATATGGTCTCGATGATCGTTGTCATGGTCGTCATCTCCCGTGCGGACGCCGAACGTATCTGCCAGGTCTTGAATGAAGTGAGCACCGTGCGCGACAACAGCCACCCGATTACCAAGGTGCCCAACGGCTCCATCAAATTCAACGACGTTACCTTCCGTTACTCCGAAGGCTCGGAACGACCGGTGCTTGAAGACATCAACCTAGATATCACGGCCGGCAAGACCGTCGGCATCGTCGGCGGCACCGGTTCATCCAAATCCAGTCTGGTGCAACTCATTCCGCGGCTGTACGACGTGTCGTCCGGTTCGCTCGAAGTCGGCGGGCACGACGTACGCGACTACGACCTGGTCACGTTGCGCGACGCCGTCGCCATGGTGCTGCAGAAGAACGTGCTTTTCACCGGCACCATCGCCGAAAACATCCGTTGGGGCAATCCCGATGCCACCGATGAGGACGTGGTGCGTGTCTGCAAGCTCGCCCAGGCCGATGGATTCATCCGCGAATTCCCCAAGGGCTACGACACGTATATCGAAGAAGGCGGTTCCAACGTTTCCGGCGGGCAGCGACAGCGCTTGTGCATCGCCCGTGCGCTGTTGAAGAAACCGCAGATTCTCATCCTTGACGATTCCACCAGCGCCGTCGATACCAAGACGGACAAGTTGATTCGCAATGCCTTCGCCACCGAAATTCCCGACACCACGAAGATCATCATCGCCCAACGTCTCGCTTCGGTGCAGGAATCCGACGAGATCATCGTGATGGAAGAAGGTCGTATTTTGGACCATGGCACGCATGACGAGTTACTGAAAACGTGCGAGGAATACCGTTCGATTTACGAGTCCCAGACGAAGAACCAGGGTAAGGGGGATGATGACGATGAGTGA
- a CDS encoding heavy metal translocating P-type ATPase produces the protein MSQISKPAATRPSANNGLAQEGDPDAVRKAEIKALNRRLIVAAVLTIPVFVFAMFGMWLKAFIPMGIVDFFTNPWVEFVFITPVMFYSGWPIHRTGWLALIHRAPEMNSLVALGTAASYTYSVVVTVMPGILPPSARDPYYESVGTIITLMLLGQLLEAHARLGTGESIRALVNLTPKTAHVIRDGKELDINADQVEVGDIVVIKPGEQLPVDGKVISGQTSIDESMITGESIPVSKGVGDTVTGATINGNGTLSYRATKVGRDTVLAQIIKLVRTAQTSKAPIQKLADKISGYFVPGVILIAIWTFVIWWVFGPAPQGLYGLVSAVAVLVIACPCALGIATPLSVTISTGKAARYGVLIWSAEALQTARDVDTVVLDKTGTITRGNPELTDIGWVGEAVDGNRQNGRIGQTQTQSENRREKVEDQTQTRRSDLLSLIAGAEQVSEHPLAQAIVKGVQQRKLEVPKADSFEAVPGSGVVAKVNGRDVIVGNAELMTSRHIVVSGSQNQQQGEAGSSALNDIDAVKPVSAETNQGNAAASIAGHDIAKADSTDGQTIQSRSDSDIDDEHSASQPSNAKELFADYAQKGKTPILAAVDDKLVAVLAVADTVKPDSAKAIAALRERGLQVVMLTGDNKTTASAMANEVGVDRVIAGVRPERKAEEIVRLQNEGHMVGMVGDGINDAPALAAADVGFAIGTGTDVAIESSDITLVSGSLTGLVTAIDLSRAAMRNIKQNLGFAFGYNGIGIPIAAGILYPFWHIMLNPMIAGAAMAFSSLSVVLNANRLRSFNPETIKPRHFTFKLRERHVELRDTSKDGEVSRAESAQKTVDASSDASRNKNNQPAKAKEGTTMDMNMNGKATTVKDPVCGMTIDPKSAAGSQEYNGKTYYFCSSNCAKSFAADPAKYAD, from the coding sequence ATGAGTCAAATCAGCAAGCCAGCGGCAACACGACCTTCTGCAAACAATGGTCTGGCTCAGGAAGGTGATCCGGACGCCGTGCGCAAGGCCGAGATCAAAGCGCTCAATCGCCGGCTTATCGTCGCCGCGGTCCTGACGATTCCCGTGTTCGTTTTCGCCATGTTCGGCATGTGGTTGAAGGCGTTCATCCCCATGGGTATCGTCGATTTCTTCACCAATCCGTGGGTCGAATTCGTCTTCATCACGCCTGTCATGTTTTATTCGGGCTGGCCGATCCACCGCACCGGCTGGCTGGCGCTGATCCATCGCGCCCCGGAAATGAACTCGCTGGTGGCGCTGGGAACCGCCGCATCTTATACGTATAGCGTCGTGGTCACTGTTATGCCGGGGATTTTGCCGCCGAGCGCACGTGATCCGTATTACGAATCCGTTGGCACCATCATCACGCTGATGCTTCTGGGCCAGCTGCTCGAAGCCCATGCACGTCTCGGCACCGGTGAATCGATCCGTGCGCTGGTCAACTTGACGCCGAAAACCGCGCACGTCATCCGTGATGGCAAGGAACTCGACATCAACGCCGACCAGGTAGAAGTGGGTGATATCGTCGTCATCAAGCCGGGGGAGCAGCTTCCGGTCGACGGCAAGGTCATTTCCGGCCAGACCTCCATCGACGAATCCATGATCACCGGCGAATCCATTCCGGTTTCCAAAGGAGTTGGCGATACAGTGACCGGCGCGACCATCAATGGCAACGGGACTTTGAGCTACCGCGCCACCAAGGTCGGGCGAGACACGGTGCTGGCTCAGATCATCAAGCTCGTGCGCACTGCCCAGACCTCGAAGGCCCCGATCCAGAAGCTTGCCGACAAGATTTCCGGCTATTTCGTGCCTGGTGTTATCTTGATCGCCATCTGGACGTTCGTCATTTGGTGGGTGTTCGGACCTGCGCCGCAAGGACTTTACGGGCTGGTGTCGGCCGTGGCCGTGCTGGTCATTGCCTGCCCGTGCGCGCTTGGCATCGCCACCCCGCTTTCGGTCACCATTTCCACCGGCAAGGCCGCGCGCTACGGCGTGCTCATCTGGTCCGCCGAGGCCCTGCAGACCGCACGTGACGTCGATACCGTCGTGCTCGACAAAACCGGTACCATTACCCGCGGCAATCCCGAGCTCACCGACATAGGCTGGGTTGGTGAAGCTGTGGACGGGAATAGGCAAAATGGGAGGATCGGGCAGACGCAAACGCAAAGCGAAAACAGGCGAGAAAAGGTGGAGGACCAGACGCAGACGCGACGCTCAGACCTTCTTTCCCTGATTGCCGGAGCCGAACAGGTCTCCGAGCATCCGCTTGCGCAGGCCATCGTCAAAGGCGTTCAACAGCGCAAACTGGAAGTGCCGAAGGCCGATTCGTTCGAAGCTGTGCCGGGCAGTGGGGTAGTGGCGAAAGTCAATGGCCGCGATGTCATCGTCGGCAATGCTGAATTGATGACAAGCCGCCATATTGTTGTGTCTGGTTCGCAAAACCAGCAGCAAGGCGAGGCTGGTTCGTCGGCGTTGAACGATATTGATGCTGTGAAGCCTGTCTCTGCTGAAACGAACCAAGGCAATGCAGCTGCGTCGATTGCCGGCCATGATATTGCCAAGGCAGATTCGACCGACGGCCAGACCATACAATCTCGTTCCGATTCGGATATTGATGATGAACATTCGGCATCACAACCATCCAATGCAAAAGAACTGTTCGCAGACTATGCCCAAAAAGGCAAGACCCCGATTCTGGCGGCTGTGGACGACAAATTGGTCGCGGTACTTGCGGTGGCGGACACCGTCAAGCCGGACTCGGCCAAAGCCATTGCTGCGCTGCGGGAACGCGGGCTGCAGGTGGTCATGCTTACCGGTGACAACAAGACGACCGCCTCGGCCATGGCCAACGAAGTGGGCGTGGACCGCGTCATCGCGGGTGTCCGACCGGAACGCAAGGCCGAGGAAATCGTGCGATTGCAAAACGAAGGCCACATGGTCGGCATGGTCGGTGACGGCATCAACGATGCCCCGGCACTCGCGGCCGCCGACGTCGGCTTCGCCATCGGCACCGGCACCGACGTGGCCATCGAGTCCTCGGACATCACGTTGGTGTCCGGCAGCCTCACCGGCCTGGTGACGGCCATCGACCTGTCGCGTGCGGCCATGCGCAACATCAAGCAGAATCTCGGCTTCGCCTTCGGCTACAACGGCATTGGTATCCCAATCGCTGCCGGGATCCTCTACCCGTTCTGGCACATCATGCTGAACCCGATGATCGCCGGCGCCGCGATGGCGTTTTCCTCGCTTTCCGTGGTGTTGAACGCGAACCGTCTGCGTTCGTTCAATCCCGAGACCATCAAACCGCGTCACTTCACGTTCAAGCTCCGCGAGCGTCACGTCGAGCTCAGAGACACTTCGAAAGATGGCGAAGTCTCGAGAGCGGAATCTGCGCAAAAAACTGTTGACGCGTCTTCGGATGCGTCGCGCAACAAGAACAATCAACCCGCGAAAGCGAAAGAAGGAACCACTATGGATATGAACATGAACGGCAAAGCCACCACCGTCAAGGACCCGGTCTGCGGCATGACGATCGACCCGAAGTCGGCCGCCGGCAGCCAGGAATACAACGGCAAGACCTACTACTTCTGCAGCAGCAACTGCGCCAAGAGTTTCGCTGCCGATCCTGCCAAGTACGCCGACTGA
- a CDS encoding MarR family transcriptional regulator: MKHYHYLSKYIAGIYRKTKSNINHQLDSLNLRATQSDLLMFIHENPHLQQSTIAIQMGIDPSLLAKDLTVLAAQNLVVRETSQTDKRTKTISLTRSGEQMAERLTTIMDKEWQDLFATMPDFNAERFADALYDIYQALLKPNK, encoded by the coding sequence TTGAAGCATTACCATTACCTCAGCAAATACATCGCCGGCATTTACCGCAAGACCAAAAGCAATATCAACCACCAGCTGGATTCCCTGAACCTGCGCGCCACGCAAAGTGACCTGTTGATGTTCATTCACGAAAACCCACACCTCCAGCAATCGACCATCGCCATACAAATGGGCATCGATCCGAGCTTACTTGCCAAAGACCTTACCGTCTTGGCAGCTCAAAACCTAGTAGTCAGAGAGACGTCGCAAACCGACAAACGGACAAAAACCATATCACTCACGCGCTCCGGCGAGCAAATGGCCGAACGCCTCACCACCATCATGGACAAAGAATGGCAGGACCTATTTGCCACCATGCCGGACTTTAACGCCGAGCGATTTGCAGACGCCCTGTACGACATCTATCAGGCTTTGCTGAAACCGAACAAATAG
- a CDS encoding cupredoxin domain-containing protein codes for MVGNIAVILVALVVSVAIIWYFFAPRKAAQASRDGALQTAHIVVKGGYTPAEIDVEAGSPVRLQFDRQEDGECSSHVVFSDLGIDQTLPPFKTTNVEFTPQKPGDLPYACGMNMLHGVVHVLPKGGKNRS; via the coding sequence ATGGTCGGCAATATCGCGGTGATTCTGGTGGCGCTTGTGGTGAGCGTTGCCATCATCTGGTACTTTTTCGCACCCAGAAAAGCCGCGCAAGCCAGCCGAGACGGTGCCTTGCAAACTGCGCATATCGTCGTCAAAGGCGGCTATACGCCTGCCGAAATCGATGTGGAAGCCGGTTCGCCCGTGCGGTTGCAGTTCGACAGGCAAGAGGATGGCGAGTGCTCGTCCCACGTCGTTTTCAGCGACCTCGGCATCGACCAGACCCTGCCTCCTTTCAAGACCACAAACGTTGAATTCACGCCGCAAAAGCCCGGTGATCTGCCGTATGCCTGCGGCATGAACATGCTGCATGGTGTCGTGCATGTGCTGCCGAAGGGCGGGAAGAACAGGTCATGA
- a CDS encoding DUF6198 family protein → MYTFNLTGKDNKHQHKEEKRIHTSRETGHANTRSQITEHNASRNENIIGHPHISAGNLIKRVITLSFGIAVMGLAVALAKTALIGTSPISSVPNVVSIISPLTIGEATVLFMLVIVFLEWIVLRHGFGWRNIIQPLPSLLFGAIIDVFVSLLGFIHLHSYISQLGLSLVSIPILAIGVYCEVNSNLLMMPGEGIAFAMAQRFHKKFGTMKIIADSTMVLAAALLALVCTHRLIGVREGTIFSALLTGECVSLVERGLPRFTNFLRR, encoded by the coding sequence CTGTATACGTTCAATTTAACGGGAAAAGACAACAAACATCAACATAAGGAAGAAAAGCGGATCCATACAAGCCGTGAAACAGGCCACGCAAACACGCGAAGCCAAATTACAGAGCACAACGCTTCGAGAAACGAAAACATTATCGGTCATCCGCACATTTCCGCAGGAAATCTGATCAAACGTGTCATCACGTTGTCGTTCGGTATCGCAGTGATGGGACTTGCCGTCGCCTTGGCAAAAACAGCCCTCATCGGGACCTCGCCCATTTCAAGCGTCCCCAATGTGGTCAGCATTATTTCACCCTTGACCATTGGCGAGGCGACCGTCCTTTTCATGCTCGTTATCGTCTTTCTCGAGTGGATTGTACTTCGTCATGGATTTGGCTGGCGTAACATCATTCAACCTTTACCATCACTATTGTTCGGAGCCATCATCGATGTCTTCGTTTCCCTCCTTGGCTTCATCCATCTGCATTCCTACATCTCGCAGCTCGGGCTGAGCCTGGTAAGCATACCAATCCTCGCCATCGGCGTTTACTGCGAGGTCAATTCGAACCTGTTGATGATGCCGGGCGAAGGAATCGCTTTTGCAATGGCGCAACGTTTCCACAAAAAATTCGGAACCATGAAAATCATCGCCGATAGCACGATGGTACTGGCAGCGGCCCTGCTTGCGCTCGTTTGCACACACCGGCTCATTGGCGTACGTGAAGGCACTATTTTCTCAGCTTTACTCACCGGCGAATGTGTCAGCCTCGTCGAACGGGGATTGCCGAGATTCACCAATTTTTTACGCCGCTAA
- a CDS encoding TetM/TetW/TetO/TetS family tetracycline resistance ribosomal protection protein encodes MRRAVVGIAAHVDAGKTTLCEALLYRAGEIRRLGRVDHGDAFLDTDAMEKRRGITIFSKQAILDVRGASDAGASDNGKSASSVSGHRADMGKVGKSAGNYGMNGDGGHSQNNIREDGFEFTLLDTPGHVDFSAEMERTLTVLDYAILVVSANDGLQGYTETLWRLLARYRVPTFIFINKMDTAGAHKAGWIEQMRQRFSEGCVDFETDTEPGEQEEVALLDESGAAMDELLEVGRISDDTLRSMVVSRQLFPCYSGSALKLEGVDEFLVGLERFTRQRDYPGAFGARVYKISHDDQGNRLTWLKVTGGSLKVKAMLTNARGEDDSSDSDTQIWQEKVDQIRRYSGSKFDLVDEVAAGDVCAMTGLTKTFPGEGLGFEADAGESILRPVLTYTVLPGVEDSGKVSVMKVENAGKSGKPEPSSGADGFSNAGSDGSSSGSDRRSGSAKSSTVENTANGPQSLRNPVKPAEVTPELHKILVALRTLEDEDPALNVRWVARLGEIHVQLMGAVQVEIITQMLHDRFGIDVHFGTGGILYRETIAAPMEGIGHFEPLRHYAEVHLLLEPGEPGSGLHFESRCSLDDLDRNWQRAILTHLREKEHLGVLTGSPITDMRISLVAGRGHEKHTEGGDFREATYRAVRQGLMELKAKGECRLLEPFYSFRLQVPQDMLGRAMADIQRMSGTFDAPKPDGDYAELEGSAPVSEMRDYSMDVNAYTHGRGSLACVFAGYKTCHNADEVIKQTAYDPETDLENTPDSVFCAHGAGYAVKWNKVPDFAHVDSGLSFDN; translated from the coding sequence ATGAGACGAGCGGTGGTGGGGATCGCAGCACATGTGGACGCGGGGAAGACCACGCTGTGCGAGGCGTTGCTGTATCGCGCCGGCGAGATCCGCAGGCTTGGGCGTGTGGATCATGGCGATGCGTTCCTTGACACCGACGCTATGGAGAAGCGGCGCGGCATCACTATTTTCTCGAAACAGGCCATTCTCGATGTTCGTGGTGCTTCTGATGCCGGTGCTTCCGATAATGGCAAGTCTGCAAGTAGCGTTAGCGGCCATAGAGCCGATATGGGAAAAGTCGGCAAAAGTGCGGGTAATTACGGAATGAACGGTGATGGCGGGCACAGCCAAAACAATATTCGAGAAGATGGCTTTGAGTTTACGCTTCTCGATACACCTGGTCATGTCGACTTTTCGGCCGAGATGGAGCGGACACTCACGGTGTTGGATTATGCGATTCTTGTGGTGAGTGCCAACGATGGTCTGCAGGGCTATACCGAGACGTTGTGGCGGCTTTTGGCGCGTTACCGGGTGCCGACGTTTATTTTCATCAACAAAATGGACACCGCTGGAGCGCATAAGGCCGGATGGATTGAGCAGATGCGGCAGCGCTTTTCCGAAGGGTGTGTCGATTTTGAAACCGACACCGAGCCCGGTGAACAGGAGGAAGTCGCGTTGCTCGACGAAAGTGGCGCGGCGATGGACGAGTTGCTTGAAGTCGGCAGGATTTCCGATGACACCTTGCGTTCGATGGTCGTCTCGCGTCAGCTTTTTCCTTGTTATTCAGGCTCTGCGCTGAAACTCGAAGGTGTCGATGAATTTCTCGTCGGTCTGGAACGGTTCACGAGACAGCGGGATTATCCCGGCGCATTCGGCGCTCGCGTCTACAAGATTTCACATGACGATCAGGGCAATCGACTCACCTGGCTCAAGGTCACCGGCGGTTCGCTCAAGGTCAAGGCGATGTTGACGAATGCACGAGGAGAAGATGATTCATCCGATTCCGACACTCAAATTTGGCAGGAGAAAGTCGACCAGATTCGGCGGTATTCCGGGTCGAAATTCGATTTGGTCGACGAGGTCGCGGCCGGTGACGTATGCGCGATGACGGGATTGACGAAAACGTTTCCCGGCGAGGGGCTGGGCTTTGAAGCTGACGCAGGAGAATCGATATTACGGCCGGTGCTGACATATACGGTATTGCCCGGAGTCGAAGATTCTGGCAAAGTATCCGTGATGAAGGTTGAAAATGCGGGTAAAAGCGGAAAACCGGAACCGTCGTCAGGGGCGGATGGTTTCAGCAACGCTGGAAGTGACGGAAGTTCGTCAGGTTCTGACAGGCGCTCGGGAAGCGCCAAGTCGTCGACAGTGGAAAATACTGCCAATGGTCCTCAATCATTGCGCAATCCCGTCAAACCAGCCGAAGTCACGCCTGAGCTGCACAAGATTCTGGTGGCGCTGCGCACGCTCGAGGACGAGGACCCGGCGCTCAACGTGCGCTGGGTGGCGCGGCTCGGCGAGATCCATGTGCAGCTGATGGGCGCGGTGCAGGTCGAAATCATCACGCAGATGTTGCACGACCGCTTTGGCATCGATGTCCATTTCGGCACTGGTGGGATTCTCTATCGCGAGACCATCGCCGCTCCGATGGAGGGCATCGGCCATTTCGAGCCGTTGCGTCACTATGCCGAAGTCCACTTGCTGCTGGAACCAGGGGAGCCCGGCAGCGGTTTGCATTTCGAGTCGCGGTGCAGTTTGGACGATCTTGACCGCAACTGGCAGCGGGCGATTCTGACCCACTTGCGCGAGAAGGAACATCTGGGCGTTCTCACCGGTTCGCCGATCACGGATATGAGGATTTCCCTCGTCGCTGGCCGCGGCCACGAAAAACATACGGAAGGCGGCGACTTCCGCGAGGCCACCTATCGCGCGGTACGGCAAGGGCTGATGGAACTTAAGGCGAAAGGGGAGTGCCGGCTTCTGGAGCCGTTCTACAGCTTCCGTCTTCAGGTCCCGCAGGACATGCTTGGTCGCGCGATGGCCGATATCCAGCGGATGAGCGGTACCTTCGATGCCCCGAAACCCGACGGCGATTACGCCGAACTCGAAGGCAGCGCACCGGTTTCCGAGATGCGCGACTACTCGATGGATGTCAATGCCTATACCCACGGCCGTGGCTCGCTGGCCTGCGTTTTCGCGGGCTATAAGACTTGTCATAACGCTGATGAAGTCATCAAACAAACCGCCTACGACCCGGAAACCGACCTTGAGAATACGCCCGATTCCGTCTTCTGCGCCCACGGTGCCGGCTATGCCGTCAAATGGAACAAGGTTCCCGATTTCGCCCATGTCGACAGCGGATTATCATTTGATAATTAG
- a CDS encoding ABC transporter ATP-binding protein, whose product MRKNKAGKSGMPAVQKAPKGTTKRLLGYIFHYRWQCVVVIIGILICACTQSLPSFVLQPLIDNCIMPFIHAQTPDWGPLIHMTIIVGSIYALGMVCSFIWNYMVVGIEQGVLKTVRDQMFEHQQKLPIRYFDTHEHGDMMSRYTNDTDTLRQMVSQAMPQLLISGASVLAALLAMLWLSVPFTIFTVVFIVLMMLLVRVIVSRSGRYFMRQQENIGDVNAFVEEAVNGQKVIKVFNHENATQSVFDQKNEQLFEASSKANIYANITMPVIGNMGNVLYVLLAIVGGVAGINGWFNFGISGSGTLTLGMIVSFLTLSKALINPISQISSQINMIMMALAGAARIFNLIDEPVESDNGTVRLVSVKLGSDGRTMTETDHETDHWAWKRAADDDGTRSLEAAKKLKGSAREVAMKAHEKAITSPDGRLTLLRGDVRFTNVSFGYNPDKTVLHDITWFAKPGQKMALVGATGAGKTTITNLINRFYDVQEGQILYDGIDVKNIKKADLRRSLGIVLQDVNLFTGTVLDNIRYGKLDATDAECIDAAKRTNADGFIRMLPQGYNTVLQGDGSGLSQGQRQLISIARAAVADPPAMILDEATSSIDTRTEEVVEQGMDALMNGRTVFVIAHRLSTVRNSDIIMVLDHGRIIERGTHDELIAQHGEYYQLYTGKLELE is encoded by the coding sequence ATGAGAAAAAACAAGGCTGGCAAGTCCGGCATGCCAGCGGTGCAGAAGGCTCCGAAAGGCACCACCAAGCGGCTGCTCGGCTATATTTTCCACTACCGTTGGCAATGTGTGGTCGTTATCATCGGCATTCTGATATGCGCCTGCACCCAGTCGCTGCCCTCGTTCGTGCTGCAGCCGCTGATCGACAACTGCATCATGCCCTTCATCCACGCGCAAACCCCGGATTGGGGACCGCTGATTCATATGACCATCATCGTCGGCTCGATTTACGCGCTGGGTATGGTCTGCTCCTTCATCTGGAACTATATGGTCGTCGGGATCGAGCAAGGCGTCCTGAAAACGGTTCGTGACCAGATGTTCGAACACCAGCAGAAGCTGCCGATCCGCTACTTCGACACCCATGAGCATGGCGACATGATGAGCCGCTACACCAACGACACCGATACTTTGCGTCAGATGGTCTCGCAGGCCATGCCGCAGCTGCTGATTTCCGGGGCGTCCGTTCTTGCCGCGTTGCTCGCGATGCTCTGGCTTTCCGTGCCGTTCACGATTTTCACCGTCGTTTTCATCGTCCTGATGATGCTTCTGGTGCGGGTGATCGTCAGCCGTTCCGGACGCTACTTCATGCGCCAGCAGGAGAACATCGGCGACGTCAACGCGTTCGTCGAGGAAGCCGTCAACGGCCAGAAGGTCATCAAGGTCTTCAACCACGAGAACGCCACGCAGAGCGTTTTCGATCAGAAGAACGAGCAGCTTTTCGAAGCCTCCTCCAAGGCCAACATCTACGCGAACATCACCATGCCGGTGATCGGCAACATGGGCAACGTGCTGTATGTGTTGTTGGCCATCGTCGGCGGCGTCGCGGGCATCAACGGCTGGTTCAACTTCGGCATCTCCGGTTCCGGCACGCTGACGTTGGGTATGATCGTTTCGTTCCTCACGCTTTCCAAGGCCCTGATCAACCCGATCAGCCAGATCTCCTCGCAGATCAACATGATCATGATGGCGCTCGCCGGTGCCGCGCGTATCTTCAATCTGATCGACGAACCGGTGGAATCCGACAACGGCACCGTGCGTCTGGTCAGCGTCAAGCTCGGCTCAGACGGCCGCACGATGACCGAGACTGACCACGAGACCGATCACTGGGCTTGGAAGCGCGCCGCGGACGATGACGGTACACGTTCCCTGGAAGCCGCCAAGAAACTCAAGGGTTCGGCCCGTGAAGTGGCAATGAAGGCGCACGAAAAGGCGATTACCTCGCCGGACGGACGTTTGACGCTGCTGCGTGGCGATGTGCGATTTACCAACGTTTCCTTCGGGTACAATCCTGACAAGACGGTATTGCATGACATTACGTGGTTCGCCAAGCCGGGGCAGAAGATGGCCCTTGTTGGCGCTACGGGCGCGGGCAAGACCACTATCACCAACCTCATCAACCGGTTCTACGACGTGCAGGAAGGCCAGATCCTCTACGACGGCATCGATGTGAAGAACATCAAGAAGGCCGATTTGCGCCGTTCGCTCGGTATCGTTTTGCAGGACGTCAACCTCTTTACCGGTACAGTGCTCGACAACATTCGTTACGGCAAGCTCGACGCCACTGATGCCGAATGCATCGACGCCGCCAAGCGCACCAACGCCGACGGCTTCATCCGCATGCTTCCGCAAGGCTACAATACCGTGCTGCAGGGCGACGGTTCCGGGCTTTCGCAGGGCCAGCGACAGCTGATTTCCATCGCGCGCGCCGCCGTGGCCGATCCGCCTGCCATGATTCTGGACGAAGCGACCAGCTCCATCGACACCCGCACCGAGGAAGTCGTGGAACAGGGAATGGACGCGCTGATGAATGGCCGCACCGTTTTCGTCATCGCCCACAGGCTCTCAACCGTGCGCAACTCTGACATCATCATGGTGCTCGATCATGGCCGCATCATCGAACGCGGCACCCATGACGAACTTATTGCCCAGCACGGCGAGTACTACCAGCTCTACACCGGCAAGCTTGAGCTGGAGTAA